The proteins below are encoded in one region of Flammeovirga kamogawensis:
- a CDS encoding DUF5777 family beta-barrel protein: protein MKYYQLLLFLFSCTFTFAQDDLLNEIETETIDSITFEQPAFKAMKIGNLQSTKVGGKGDFYMYISHRFGSLKDGWETFFGLDNANTKIQLVYALFDGFQIGISRESWRKTYAGSTKIRIKEQKDNFPINISAYGTFNVNTQVSTELYPEITGSDRMSYAAQFLFSKRIKKLSLELAPTYVRQNLVYNVNQDHNQYVLGIGGRYKVSKRMSVNIDYSYNFSRASDSDFKDPLTVGLDIETGGHVFQLLFTNAQSTNEPGFMSYAEGDWSTGDIFFGFNIVRVF, encoded by the coding sequence ATGAAATATTACCAACTATTACTCTTTCTTTTCTCCTGTACTTTTACATTTGCACAGGATGATTTATTGAACGAAATAGAAACTGAAACAATAGACTCTATCACATTTGAACAGCCTGCATTTAAAGCAATGAAAATTGGAAACCTACAATCTACTAAAGTAGGTGGGAAAGGTGATTTTTATATGTATATCTCTCATAGATTCGGTTCTTTAAAAGATGGTTGGGAAACATTTTTTGGTTTAGACAATGCAAATACAAAAATTCAACTTGTTTACGCTCTTTTTGATGGTTTTCAAATTGGGATAAGTAGAGAATCTTGGAGAAAAACATATGCAGGGAGTACAAAAATTCGTATTAAAGAGCAAAAAGATAACTTTCCTATCAATATTTCTGCTTACGGTACTTTTAATGTAAATACTCAAGTGAGTACAGAATTGTATCCAGAAATAACAGGTTCTGATCGAATGAGTTATGCTGCTCAATTCTTATTTTCTAAACGAATTAAAAAGTTATCCCTAGAGTTAGCCCCTACTTATGTTAGACAAAATCTAGTTTATAATGTCAATCAAGATCATAATCAATATGTATTGGGTATTGGAGGAAGATATAAAGTCAGTAAAAGAATGTCTGTCAATATAGATTATTCTTACAATTTTAGTAGAGCTAGTGATTCTGATTTCAAGGATCCTTTAACTGTTGGCTTAGACATAGAAACAGGAGGTCATGTTTTTCAACTTTTATTTACAAATGCTCAATCTACAAACGAACCCGGCTTTATGAGTTATGCCGAAGGAGATTGGAGTACTGGTGATATTTTCTTTGGGTTTAACATTGTAAGAGTCTTTTAA
- a CDS encoding YceI family protein: MKQLTILLLFISITSFGQKYITKTGQTDFEASVKAFEPVEATNNSTTAIINIETGEVAALLFIAAFDFKVALMQEHFNENYMSSDKYPKATFKGKITNFDVNEVSDIPKDFDLKGTLTIKGIPKEIQAIATLSFKKDSLIVKTAFDVAPSNFDIKIPSIVEEKISENIHISINYALKKK; the protein is encoded by the coding sequence ATGAAACAACTTACAATCTTATTACTCTTCATTAGTATTACCTCTTTCGGACAAAAATATATAACTAAAACTGGTCAAACTGATTTCGAAGCATCTGTAAAGGCTTTTGAGCCTGTGGAAGCAACTAATAATAGTACAACAGCAATCATTAATATTGAAACAGGAGAAGTTGCTGCTCTGTTATTTATTGCCGCTTTCGATTTTAAAGTAGCCCTGATGCAAGAACATTTTAATGAAAATTATATGTCTTCAGATAAGTATCCAAAGGCTACTTTTAAGGGTAAGATTACAAATTTTGACGTTAATGAGGTAAGTGATATCCCTAAAGATTTTGACTTAAAGGGAACACTCACAATAAAAGGTATACCAAAAGAAATTCAAGCGATAGCAACATTGTCTTTTAAAAAAGACTCTCTAATTGTTAAAACTGCTTTTGATGTCGCCCCTTCAAATTTTGATATAAAAATACCTAGTATTGTAGAAGAAAAGATATCCGAAAATATTCATATATCTATAAACTATGCACTCAAAAAAAAGTAA
- the cysK gene encoding cysteine synthase A produces MIYNSILETIGQTPIIKINKLFSNKYNVFIKAERFNPASSIKDRIALAMIEKAEEDGLLNKDSEIIEPTSGNTGVGLSMVAAVKGYSITLCMPESMSIERRKLMASYGAKLVLTPKEKGMKGAITKAEELAAENKNAWIPSQFDNPANVNIHATTTAQEIIEDFPNGLDYLITGVGTGGHITGVAKVLKEKWPNLKVFAVEPEVSAVIGGGAPGPHPLQGIGAGFIPKNLDTTLLDGAIGVDAEKSKAFARELALKEGFLGGISTGASLAAVDKKLAEIPEGSSILTFNYDTGERYLSIEGLFGV; encoded by the coding sequence ATGATCTATAATTCAATTCTCGAAACAATAGGACAAACTCCTATTATAAAAATTAATAAACTCTTCTCGAATAAGTATAATGTATTTATTAAAGCTGAAAGATTTAATCCTGCGAGTAGTATTAAGGATAGAATTGCTTTAGCTATGATTGAAAAAGCGGAAGAAGATGGACTTTTAAACAAAGACTCTGAAATTATTGAACCTACTTCTGGAAATACAGGTGTAGGTCTTTCTATGGTTGCTGCAGTAAAAGGATATTCAATTACTCTCTGTATGCCAGAATCTATGAGTATTGAGCGTAGAAAATTAATGGCAAGTTATGGAGCTAAATTAGTACTTACGCCTAAAGAGAAAGGTATGAAAGGTGCAATTACCAAAGCAGAAGAATTAGCTGCCGAAAATAAAAATGCTTGGATTCCTTCTCAATTTGATAATCCTGCCAACGTAAATATCCATGCTACAACAACAGCTCAAGAAATTATTGAGGATTTTCCTAACGGATTAGATTATTTAATTACAGGTGTTGGTACAGGCGGACATATAACTGGTGTTGCTAAAGTGCTTAAAGAAAAATGGCCAAACCTTAAAGTATTTGCTGTAGAACCAGAAGTAAGTGCAGTTATCGGTGGAGGTGCTCCTGGTCCTCACCCATTACAAGGAATTGGAGCTGGTTTTATTCCAAAAAACTTAGATACCACTTTATTAGATGGTGCTATTGGTGTTGATGCTGAAAAGTCTAAAGCTTTTGCAAGAGAATTAGCACTTAAAGAAGGTTTCCTTGGTGGAATTTCTACTGGAGCATCTTTAGCTGCTGTAGACAAAAAATTAGCAGAGATACCTGAAGGAAGTTCAATTCTTACATTTAATTATGATACAGGCGAAAGATACCTTTCAATTGAAGGATTGTTTGGGGTGTAA
- a CDS encoding T9SS type A sorting domain-containing protein: protein MKATFNVFILIVLCCIYTETVNAQIILKTPVSINRSSKLYANKEIIIQGGFDPTVQFRGSSTDTLKAKKITLEGNLQIVGALITNAEIVVSGSVNNQKQQFASSISGDSISTQKYISFEKVNTISAYNIANYLSADDKIIINSSAILNNNIYANDVNIQHGLLQFRGKEANIGNIYIAKHSNLSIVDTASVIISESLSIEGNDFEIQNDGLISFTENSILDLSSIKQPNDVLYLMGKGTFKFSENTSVDFGKLDDENLSYALNWSIPNCNFIPDNNLVTCDYLLNTSPPIALISFTGKIEQGKNTLHWSTSSEINCDYYIIERAIDKNDWEALDQIKVYDDRLIKSTYFWQDHLSEAFYYRILQVDIDGNSEVFGPIQVGGNEAIFNVKVIPNAPKDKTAILELNALDGSITTYEIYSTNGYLMRRKTLDTSKVESKKIPLDFTDLDQGQYIIRVNNGQSIATEKIVIP from the coding sequence ATGAAAGCCACATTTAACGTATTCATTCTAATTGTGTTATGCTGTATTTACACGGAAACTGTTAATGCACAAATCATTTTAAAGACACCTGTGTCTATTAATAGGTCTTCTAAATTATATGCTAATAAAGAAATTATTATTCAAGGTGGCTTTGACCCTACAGTTCAATTTAGAGGTAGTAGTACAGATACGCTTAAAGCTAAAAAGATCACTTTAGAGGGAAATTTACAAATCGTAGGAGCATTAATTACAAATGCTGAAATTGTAGTATCAGGTAGTGTTAATAATCAAAAGCAACAATTTGCTTCATCAATTTCTGGTGATAGTATAAGTACACAAAAGTATATTTCATTTGAGAAAGTGAACACTATATCTGCTTATAATATTGCTAATTACCTTAGTGCTGACGATAAAATTATCATCAATTCTTCTGCAATACTAAATAATAACATTTATGCGAATGATGTAAATATCCAGCATGGTTTACTTCAATTTAGAGGAAAGGAAGCTAATATTGGTAACATCTATATAGCTAAACATAGTAACCTTAGCATAGTAGATACAGCTTCTGTCATTATTTCAGAAAGTTTAAGTATTGAAGGAAATGATTTTGAAATTCAGAATGATGGGTTAATTAGTTTTACTGAAAACAGTATTTTAGATTTATCTAGCATAAAACAGCCTAATGATGTTTTGTATCTTATGGGAAAAGGTACGTTCAAATTTTCTGAAAACACCTCAGTAGATTTTGGTAAGCTAGACGATGAAAATTTATCATATGCTTTAAATTGGAGCATACCCAATTGCAATTTTATACCAGACAACAACCTTGTTACTTGCGATTATCTTTTAAATACATCTCCACCTATTGCATTAATATCATTTACAGGAAAAATTGAACAGGGAAAAAATACACTACACTGGTCTACTTCGTCAGAAATAAATTGCGACTATTATATAATTGAAAGAGCAATAGATAAAAATGATTGGGAAGCACTTGATCAAATTAAAGTATATGATGATCGTTTAATAAAAAGTACTTACTTCTGGCAAGACCATTTAAGTGAAGCTTTTTATTATAGAATTTTACAAGTTGATATTGATGGTAATTCTGAAGTGTTTGGTCCAATTCAGGTGGGTGGCAATGAAGCGATATTTAATGTAAAAGTAATTCCAAATGCACCGAAAGATAAAACTGCTATTTTAGAACTAAATGCACTTGATGGGAGTATCACTACTTATGAAATTTATAGTACTAATGGATATTTAATGCGTCGAAAAACACTCGATACTAGTAAGGTAGAGAGTAAAAAAATCCCTTTAGATTTCACAGACTTAGACCAAGGGCAATACATCATTAGAGTAAATAATGGGCAATCTATTGCTACAGAGAAAATTGTAATTCCTTAA
- a CDS encoding sulfatase family protein gives MKIKSIYALALMGMFSCSKGTSLDGQANKKVDKPNIIVFYVDDLGYGDVGVNGLKGATTPVIDNLAQGGINFTDVHSPHATCTPSRYAMLTGEYAFRKKAQILPGDAPLLIDTNKKTLPDMLKDAGYATGVVGKWHLGLGNGSVNWNEAVKPGPLEIGFDYSFLLPATGDRVPAVYLENHHVVNLDKNDPLVVNYKKKPGNTYPTGEENPELRRQPADKQHNKTIINGISRIGYMSGGEKAIWKDEEFPDVLAGKANEFMTKHKDQPFFLYFAFHDIHVPRLPNNDWKGKSEMGVRGDVIMQMDHTVGMVMESLKKLGLEENTLVIFTSDNGPVLNDGYDDKAVELLNDHKPAGIYSGGKYSALEGGTRVPMIAYWPKHIKGGKTSDAMFSHLDFYASFADLAGVEIKKGEAIDSKDVLSALIGTSDEGRKMMLEESYTLSLRNGDWKYIEPIAKNKRIPDFMDKNKGIKGGMSKKVQLFDLSNDPAETTNVANKHPEMVKMMQAHIDSLKSVSVSASL, from the coding sequence ATGAAAATTAAAAGTATTTACGCACTAGCATTAATGGGAATGTTTTCTTGTAGTAAAGGAACTTCTTTAGATGGACAAGCAAATAAAAAAGTAGACAAACCAAATATTATCGTTTTTTATGTAGATGATTTAGGATATGGTGATGTTGGAGTAAATGGATTAAAAGGAGCAACTACACCAGTGATAGATAATTTAGCTCAAGGTGGAATTAATTTTACAGATGTTCACTCTCCACATGCGACTTGTACACCTTCAAGATATGCAATGCTAACTGGTGAGTATGCTTTTAGAAAGAAAGCACAAATTTTACCAGGTGATGCTCCTTTATTGATTGATACAAACAAAAAGACTTTGCCCGACATGCTAAAAGATGCAGGGTATGCAACGGGTGTTGTAGGTAAATGGCATTTAGGTTTAGGTAATGGTAGCGTTAACTGGAATGAAGCTGTTAAACCTGGTCCATTAGAAATAGGATTTGATTATTCTTTCTTGCTACCAGCAACTGGAGATAGAGTTCCTGCTGTGTATTTAGAAAATCATCATGTGGTGAATTTAGATAAAAATGATCCTCTAGTAGTTAATTATAAAAAGAAACCTGGTAACACTTATCCAACTGGAGAAGAAAACCCAGAATTAAGACGCCAGCCAGCAGATAAACAGCACAATAAGACAATAATTAATGGTATTTCAAGAATTGGCTACATGTCTGGAGGGGAAAAAGCAATTTGGAAAGATGAAGAGTTCCCTGACGTTTTAGCTGGTAAAGCAAACGAATTTATGACAAAACATAAAGATCAACCTTTCTTTTTATATTTTGCTTTTCATGATATTCACGTTCCTCGTTTACCAAATAATGATTGGAAAGGAAAATCAGAAATGGGAGTTAGAGGTGATGTTATCATGCAAATGGATCACACTGTTGGAATGGTAATGGAATCATTAAAAAAACTAGGTCTTGAAGAAAACACGTTAGTCATTTTTACATCAGATAATGGTCCGGTTCTTAATGATGGTTACGACGATAAGGCAGTGGAATTATTGAACGATCATAAACCTGCAGGTATTTATAGTGGTGGAAAATATTCTGCTTTAGAAGGGGGCACGCGTGTACCAATGATTGCTTATTGGCCTAAACATATTAAAGGTGGAAAAACAAGTGATGCTATGTTTTCTCATTTAGATTTTTATGCATCTTTTGCTGATTTAGCGGGAGTAGAAATTAAAAAAGGAGAAGCAATTGATAGTAAAGATGTTTTATCTGCATTAATAGGAACTTCTGATGAAGGACGAAAAATGATGTTAGAGGAGTCTTATACTTTATCTTTAAGAAATGGTGATTGGAAATACATTGAGCCAATTGCGAAGAATAAAAGAATTCCAGATTTTATGGATAAAAATAAAGGTATTAAAGGTGGCATGTCTAAGAAAGTACAACTCTTTGATTTATCAAATGACCCTGCAGAGACAACAAATGTTGCTAATAAACATCCAGAAATGGTGAAAATGATGCAAGCACACATCGATTCTCTTAAGAGTGTTTCAGTAAGTGCATCATTATAA
- a CDS encoding right-handed parallel beta-helix repeat-containing protein: MNYINRSILTFFCIIFGAQLSAAKDYFFDFNTGSNTNPGTKEQPYKDFKVIENLSLKGGDKLLFLGETTFKGELVLLNLNGEKDNPIVISSYGKKGTKALIDAKGERNGISIVNCSYILIDNIEITADGGKSNQPVYGKKPMRCGILVVAKDQIKHQDIKISNVVIRDIFYAKKGVTRSKEETHSAMGNQSYGYGIRYVTTNIKTGLSNMYIENTTVNNVGHTGIKYSGKKQNINNIKLYSSKVLKSGGPGIQMSLVKDVHVMGNTVMHSGSNSDSRKWARGSGLWTWGADNVLIEKNEFKHARGPADSAGAHIDFNCSNVILQYNLSVDNAGGFCEILGNNYNCAYRYNVSINDGFRVKEKGVNPQSGKIFWLSGFVGKNKERNGPFNTYFYNNTIFVKKGIQANIAIDKNAKGALIANNIFYVEQDMQRVLGDQYKAEKGGTQNQERMFCKNNLFLSSTNWPTDLKVQPTSSIIGDPKFRNSKGMEIADFTPKNKKLISGKGISIEKIIGDDIGLKGGLKMNKDILGNSFKGKPDVGAIQLKNKIN, translated from the coding sequence ATGAATTATATAAACAGATCAATTCTAACTTTTTTTTGTATAATTTTTGGTGCACAATTAAGTGCTGCAAAAGATTATTTTTTTGATTTCAATACTGGATCAAATACAAACCCTGGAACAAAAGAGCAACCATATAAAGATTTTAAAGTTATAGAGAACCTTTCTCTTAAAGGAGGCGATAAATTACTCTTTCTAGGAGAAACAACTTTTAAAGGTGAATTAGTTCTGTTAAACTTAAATGGAGAAAAAGATAACCCTATTGTTATTTCTTCTTATGGAAAAAAAGGTACTAAAGCACTAATTGATGCAAAAGGTGAGCGTAATGGAATAAGCATTGTGAATTGCAGTTATATCTTAATTGATAATATAGAAATTACAGCCGATGGAGGGAAGAGCAATCAACCTGTATATGGTAAAAAACCGATGCGTTGTGGAATTTTGGTTGTAGCCAAAGATCAAATTAAACATCAAGATATTAAAATAAGCAATGTAGTAATAAGAGATATTTTTTATGCTAAAAAAGGGGTGACTCGTTCAAAAGAAGAGACGCATTCAGCTATGGGAAATCAGAGTTATGGATATGGAATACGCTATGTGACCACAAATATAAAAACTGGTTTGTCAAATATGTACATAGAAAATACTACTGTAAATAATGTTGGGCATACAGGTATAAAGTATTCAGGTAAAAAACAGAACATCAATAATATAAAATTATATTCATCTAAAGTTCTAAAATCTGGAGGCCCAGGAATTCAGATGAGTTTAGTAAAGGATGTGCATGTTATGGGAAATACAGTAATGCATTCAGGCAGTAATTCAGATTCTAGAAAATGGGCAAGAGGTTCTGGCTTATGGACATGGGGTGCAGATAATGTTTTGATAGAAAAAAATGAATTTAAACATGCACGAGGTCCTGCTGACTCTGCTGGTGCTCACATCGATTTTAATTGTTCTAATGTTATTTTACAATACAATTTGAGTGTAGATAATGCGGGTGGTTTTTGTGAGATTTTAGGCAATAATTACAATTGTGCTTACCGCTATAATGTGAGTATAAACGATGGATTTAGAGTAAAAGAGAAAGGAGTTAATCCACAATCAGGAAAAATATTTTGGTTGAGTGGTTTTGTAGGTAAAAACAAAGAAAGAAATGGACCTTTTAATACCTACTTTTATAACAATACTATTTTTGTAAAGAAGGGTATTCAAGCAAATATTGCGATAGATAAAAATGCAAAAGGAGCTTTAATTGCAAATAATATTTTTTATGTTGAACAAGATATGCAAAGGGTATTGGGTGATCAATACAAAGCAGAAAAAGGAGGGACACAAAACCAAGAAAGAATGTTTTGTAAAAATAACCTCTTTTTATCATCAACTAATTGGCCAACTGATTTAAAAGTACAACCTACTTCTTCGATTATAGGAGACCCTAAATTTAGAAATAGTAAAGGAATGGAGATTGCTGATTTTACCCCTAAGAATAAAAAACTAATAAGTGGAAAAGGAATCAGTATAGAAAAAATTATAGGTGATGATATTGGTTTGAAAGGTGGATTAAAAATGAACAAAGATATTCTTGGAAATTCATTTAAAGGTAAACCAGATGTGGGGGCAATTCAGTTAAAGAACAAAATTAATTAA
- a CDS encoding sulfatase-like hydrolase/transferase encodes MSQLFDVKRFFMMNRLTKLTLKAALLFLVTLQFSQADDGGIKKAKKPNVLVILADDLGYNDVGFNGSTEIPTPNIDRIANEGVHFTNGYVSYAVCGPSRAGLITGRYQDRFGCGRNPLWAPNDVNQGLALSEETIADVLGREGYKSMALGKWHLGAHEDLRPLNRGFDEFYGFLTGGHNYFPEELTLSDISKVTSQFHAYKTMMLHNNVRVKETEYVTDGLSREAAKFIDNNADKPFFMYLAYNAPHSPLQATQKYLDRFSHLEKGKRKTYCAMVSALDDGVGRVLEMLEKKGIADNTIVIFLSDNGGPLKYKTDNGALRAGKGSIYEGGIRVPFAMRWPNKIKAGTVYDEPVISLDIMGIAVAYANASPKNQIDGVNIVPYITGDKKGVPHDELRWRMFDKKHYAVRKGNIKYINKINKKNGKVLQEYYDVKNDISEAKPLKLSASEKEDLQANYDSWVDQLLNPKYLGLGQDKKYTELHPNRYNTVVY; translated from the coding sequence ATGTCACAATTATTTGATGTGAAAAGATTTTTTATGATGAACAGATTGACGAAATTAACTTTAAAAGCGGCTCTATTATTTTTAGTAACATTGCAGTTTTCACAAGCAGATGACGGCGGAATTAAAAAGGCAAAAAAGCCTAACGTTTTAGTGATCTTAGCTGATGATTTGGGTTATAATGATGTTGGATTTAACGGTTCTACAGAAATACCTACACCCAATATTGATAGAATAGCAAACGAAGGAGTTCATTTTACAAATGGCTATGTTTCTTATGCAGTCTGCGGACCAAGTAGAGCAGGTTTAATAACTGGAAGATATCAGGATAGATTTGGGTGTGGAAGAAACCCTCTTTGGGCACCAAATGATGTAAACCAAGGTTTAGCGTTATCAGAAGAAACAATTGCAGATGTATTGGGTAGAGAAGGATATAAAAGTATGGCGTTGGGAAAATGGCATTTAGGTGCTCACGAAGATCTTCGTCCGTTAAATAGAGGATTTGATGAATTTTATGGCTTCTTAACGGGAGGTCATAATTATTTTCCAGAAGAATTAACATTGTCAGATATTTCGAAAGTGACTTCGCAATTTCATGCTTATAAAACAATGATGCTGCATAACAATGTACGCGTTAAAGAAACTGAGTATGTAACTGATGGGTTGTCTAGAGAAGCGGCAAAATTTATTGATAATAATGCAGACAAGCCATTTTTTATGTATTTAGCTTATAATGCTCCTCACTCTCCATTACAAGCTACACAAAAATATTTAGATAGATTTTCTCATTTAGAAAAAGGAAAAAGGAAAACATACTGTGCAATGGTGAGTGCACTAGATGATGGCGTAGGAAGAGTATTGGAAATGTTAGAAAAGAAGGGCATAGCAGATAATACGATTGTTATTTTTCTTTCAGATAATGGAGGTCCATTAAAATATAAAACAGATAATGGAGCATTAAGAGCAGGTAAAGGAAGTATTTATGAAGGTGGAATTAGAGTGCCTTTTGCCATGCGTTGGCCAAATAAAATAAAAGCAGGAACTGTTTATGATGAACCTGTAATTTCTCTTGATATTATGGGTATTGCAGTAGCATATGCAAATGCATCGCCAAAAAATCAAATAGATGGTGTAAACATTGTTCCATACATTACAGGTGATAAAAAAGGTGTTCCTCATGATGAATTAAGATGGAGAATGTTTGATAAAAAACACTATGCAGTACGTAAAGGAAATATCAAATATATCAATAAAATAAATAAAAAAAATGGAAAGGTTTTACAAGAATATTATGATGTAAAGAATGATATTTCTGAAGCAAAACCTTTAAAACTTTCTGCTAGCGAAAAAGAGGATTTACAAGCCAATTACGATAGTTGGGTAGATCAACTTTTAAACCCTAAATATTTAGGATTAGGGCAAGATAAAAAGTACACTGAATTGCACCCAAATAGGTACAATACTGTTGTATATTAA